AGCGTGAAGTCAGTCGCCGCAGCCCCCTTAGACGGATTTCCATCAACCGACAGCACGACTTTATGCCCGAGAGCGACCTCCAGTTCGGGCGCCAGTCCCACTTCGACACGGACAGTGCCAATATTGTCCCAAATCGTCTCGTCATTGGCCGGCGCGAGTATTTCTACTTTCTTGTAACCGGCGAACTTCTCTTGCGGCGCTTCCTCGGGCGATTCGGACTCCTTCATCGGAGGGGCTTCATAGGTCTGCAGCTTGATCCCTTTGACCTCTTCCGCGCCCGGCTGCGGTTTATCGGAAAATTGTAGGTTGCCTTCCGCATCGGTCCATTTATAGACCGGCGCGTGGGCCATGCTGGTGATGACGAGCAGGCAGCAGAGGATGAGCAGGCGCATGCTGACAGCGTAGCCAACTTGTTGCCAAGCCGCAAGTCGATTAAATGCAAAGGGCCCGATAAAGGCCCTTCTTGCGCATCGTAGCAGCCTCTCCCTTAGACGCTATAGTACATATCGAACTCGACGGGATGGGTGGTCATGCGCAGGCGCGTCACCTCGTCCATTTTGAGTTTAATGTACGCATCGATCACATCGTCGGTGAACACACCGCCGGCCTTTAGAAACCCGCGATCGTTGTCGAGCGCCGCCAGTGCCTGGTCGAACGCGTGGCAAACCTTCGGGATCTCGGCCTCTTCCTCGGGCGGCAGATCGTAGAGGTCCTTGTCCATCGGTTCTCCGGGGTGGATCTTGTTGGCGATGCCGTCCAAGCCGGCCATGAGCATCCCCGTAAACGCCAGATAGGGGTTGGCGGTGGAATCCGGAAAGCGTATCTCGAGACGCCGGCCTTTGGGGCTGACGTCGTAAGGGATGCGTATCGAAGCCGACCGGTTTCGGGCCGAATAGGCGAGCATGACCGGCGCCTCGAAGCCCGGAACGAGCCGTTTGTAGCTGTTGGTCGAAGCATTGGTGATCGCGTTCAGCGCATGGGCGTGTTTGATGATTCCGCCGATATAGAAAAGCGCTATCTCCGAGAGCCCGGCATATCCGTCGCCCGCAAAGAGATTCTTGCCGCCTTTCGCCAGGGATTGGTGCACATGCATGCCGTTACCGTTGTCGCCGACTAAGGGCTTCGGCATAAACGTCGCGGTTTTTCCATACCCGTGCGCGACGTTGTGGACCACGTATTTCAAGATCTGCAACTCGTCGGCGCGCCGCACCAGCGTATTGAAGCGCGTGCCGATCTCGCACTGACCGGCAGTCGCTACCTCATGGTGATGCACCTCGGGCGTTACTCCCATCTTTTCCAGCATGAGGCACATCGATGAGCGTATATCCTGTAAAGAATCGACAGGCGGCACCGGGAAGTAACCGCCCTTGACGCCTGGGCGATGACCGATGTTGCCCTCGGAGAAGACTTTCTCCGAGTTCCAAGAAGACTCTTCCGAATCGATCTTATAGAAGGCGCCGGAAATATCCGCCCCCCAGCGCACATCATCGAACACGAAGAACTCCGGTTCGGGTCCAAAATAGGCGGCATCCGCGATCCCGATTGACTTCATATAGACTTCGGCGCGTTTGGCCAGAGAGCGCGGGCAGCGCGCGTAACCCTGTCCGGTCAAGGGCTCGATGACATCGCAACGGATGATGAGCGTGGTTTCATCGAAGAACGGATCGATGACCGCCGTCTCTGCCTCGGGCATCAACGTCATGTCGGATTCGTTAATACCCTTCCAACCGGCGATCGATGATCCGTCAAACATCTTACCGTCCTGGAAGAAACCAGCATCGATAAGCTTCGCGGGTATGGACACATGCTGTTCCTTACCGCGGGTATCGGTAAAACGCAGGTCGACGAATTTGACTTCTTGTTCTTTTATGAGTGTTAAGACCTTATCTGCGAACATGGGCTCTCCTCCAGCCAAGAGAGAATCTCTCATTGGGCTGCTGTCATTAGCACCACTGAATTTTAGAGGGCAGCAGTTTGCGCGCCATGCAGTAACTTAACTCGCGCGTCCATGATTTTCGCACGCGCTCGACCACCGACCGAAGACCACCGCGGCGCGCATTATGACATGGTATTCGTTCCTTACCGACTCTCTCGGTTCGTGCGGCAGGCTCAACCAATACCGATCTCAGAATGCACCAGAATAGTGCGTTCTAAAAACATCATGCTCCGCGAGGGGGCAAATGACTCGATAGCCCTCAGCGCCAGCCATAGGCGATCCAGTGTCTATCGGAAACGGGTTTAACGGTGAAGCCACGCAGGCCGGCACGGTCGATATGCGCGCGTACTTCTTCCGGTTCGTAGGCGGCCAAGAGGGAATTGAGAAAATCGCGTTGCAGGACCGGCGGTTCCCCCGCCGCGTATTGATCGACGAGACCCTCGGCCCGTGCGCGGTTCTCGGGCCGGCAGAGGTCCATCACAAACACGCGCCCGCCGCTACGGGTTAAAACATTGGCCGTATTCCATAGAATCAGCGGGTCGCTTAAGTGGTGCGACAAGCTATTTGAAATAACGATGTCATAGGCGGCGCGCAGGCCTGCCCGGCCCGGCAGCCGCTGATGCACCAGACAGACGCGACCGGTCAAGCCGTCTTGCCGCAAGCGCGCCTGCCCATACTTGAGCATCACCTCGGCGCCATCGACGCCGTCGATCGTCAATTGCGGAAAGGCGCACGCAAAGCGAGCGGTGACATCCGCCGGGCCGCATCCTAAATCGACCGCCGTGCCGTCCGTCGGGCTATGCGGAAACGCGAGTTTGAAATACGCCACGAAGCGCGAGTGCGGCTCGGAGAAATCGGCCTGCGCATAGGCGCGCGCCTGCCCCTCGTCATCCATAAGCTCGGGTTCCGGGATCCGGTCCATCAGGAAAGCGGCGCGATGATCTCACCCGCCATCAAATCAGCGATGATCTCACGCTTACGCGCGAGGTGCGGATGAGCTCCGTCCACCAGGATTTCGGCGGCGCGGGGGCGCGAGTTGTAGGTCGAGCTCATGCTGAAACCGTAGGCCCCGGCGGTGCGGACGGCGAGCAGATCGCCGGGCGCGATGGCGAGCGAACGGTCACGCCCGAGGAAATCGCCGGTCTCGCAAACGGGTCCGACGATGTCGTAGATTGCTTCGGCCCCCGCGCGCTTTTCTACCGGACTGATCTCTTGCCAAGCGTCGTATAGGGCCGGCCGAATGAGATCGTTCATGGCCGCATCCACCACGGCAAAGTGCTTATCGCCGACGCGTTTGAGGTATTCCACGCGCGTGAGCAACACCCCCGCGGGGCCGGCTACCGCCCGGCCCGGCTCGATGATCACGGCGTATTCGCGGTCGCGGAGCCGTGCGGCGATCGCCTGCCCATAGTCCGCGGGGTCCGGCGGAGATTCAGCGCGGTAGCGCACGCCCAACCCGCCGCCGAGGTCCAGATGCTGCAGCGCGATACCCTCACTTGCGAGCGCATCGGCGAGGATCAACAGACGCTCCAAGGCCTGCAGCAGCGGTTCCATGGAGGTGATCTGCGATCCGATATGATAAGCGATCCCGCGTATTTCCAGGTGCTCTAGCGCAGCCGCCCGCCGATAGGCCGCGACGGCCTCATCAGCGGCAACGCCGAATTTGTGAGCACTCTGTCCGGTTGAAATGTAAGGGTGCGTATCGGCGGCTATATCGGGATTGACGCGAATTGCGATCGGAGCGCGGCGGTTCATGGACGCGGCCACCTGGTTCAAGCGTTCGAGCTCCGCGACCGATTCGACGTTAAAACAATGGATCCCCACATCGAGCGCCCGGC
Above is a window of Pseudomonadota bacterium DNA encoding:
- a CDS encoding DUF4124 domain-containing protein; translated protein: MRLLILCCLLVITSMAHAPVYKWTDAEGNLQFSDKPQPGAEEVKGIKLQTYEAPPMKESESPEEAPQEKFAGYKKVEILAPANDETIWDNIGTVRVEVGLAPELEVALGHKVVLSVDGNPSKGAAATDFTL
- the glnA gene encoding glutamate--ammonia ligase encodes the protein MFADKVLTLIKEQEVKFVDLRFTDTRGKEQHVSIPAKLIDAGFFQDGKMFDGSSIAGWKGINESDMTLMPEAETAVIDPFFDETTLIIRCDVIEPLTGQGYARCPRSLAKRAEVYMKSIGIADAAYFGPEPEFFVFDDVRWGADISGAFYKIDSEESSWNSEKVFSEGNIGHRPGVKGGYFPVPPVDSLQDIRSSMCLMLEKMGVTPEVHHHEVATAGQCEIGTRFNTLVRRADELQILKYVVHNVAHGYGKTATFMPKPLVGDNGNGMHVHQSLAKGGKNLFAGDGYAGLSEIALFYIGGIIKHAHALNAITNASTNSYKRLVPGFEAPVMLAYSARNRSASIRIPYDVSPKGRRLEIRFPDSTANPYLAFTGMLMAGLDGIANKIHPGEPMDKDLYDLPPEEEAEIPKVCHAFDQALAALDNDRGFLKAGGVFTDDVIDAYIKLKMDEVTRLRMTTHPVEFDMYYSV
- a CDS encoding class I SAM-dependent methyltransferase; this translates as MDRIPEPELMDDEGQARAYAQADFSEPHSRFVAYFKLAFPHSPTDGTAVDLGCGPADVTARFACAFPQLTIDGVDGAEVMLKYGQARLRQDGLTGRVCLVHQRLPGRAGLRAAYDIVISNSLSHHLSDPLILWNTANVLTRSGGRVFVMDLCRPENRARAEGLVDQYAAGEPPVLQRDFLNSLLAAYEPEEVRAHIDRAGLRGFTVKPVSDRHWIAYGWR
- the lysA gene encoding diaminopimelate decarboxylase, which codes for MDAFSYRGDELYAEDVPLAEIAARFCTPCYVYSRAAIETAWRAFEHSLHPHPHLICYAVKANSNLAILNLLARLGSGFDIVSGGELERVLCARGDPARIVFAGVGKRADEMRRALDVGIHCFNVESVAELERLNQVAASMNRRAPIAIRVNPDIAADTHPYISTGQSAHKFGVAADEAVAAYRRAAALEHLEIRGIAYHIGSQITSMEPLLQALERLLILADALASEGIALQHLDLGGGLGVRYRAESPPDPADYGQAIAARLRDREYAVIIEPGRAVAGPAGVLLTRVEYLKRVGDKHFAVVDAAMNDLIRPALYDAWQEISPVEKRAGAEAIYDIVGPVCETGDFLGRDRSLAIAPGDLLAVRTAGAYGFSMSSTYNSRPRAAEILVDGAHPHLARKREIIADLMAGEIIAPLS